The following are from one region of the Populus trichocarpa isolate Nisqually-1 chromosome 8, P.trichocarpa_v4.1, whole genome shotgun sequence genome:
- the LOC7498184 gene encoding anaphase-promoting complex subunit 2 isoform X1, whose protein sequence is MEESTLSLVSNLEILDTLSADSVQEIVGSYGSFCSATLSLLHGGDASDLFSHVQILCKHGLLSLVRDFFLKSLEEAFERNLASKFWRHFDCYSNVGANYEIELQQVLCIALEEISLEKQYQEKCLLLLVRALLLEGKTDSDVEREYLFSKYQLMVSSVLMASLPRHFPELLHWYFKGRLEELSTIMDGEFNGGDDDASQDKDDMDLDEMGKMLHRNGAMDIDESCLQGKFTENNNLVKNIGKVVRDLRSLGFTSMTEDAYASAIFLLLKAKVHDLAGDDYRASVLGSINEWIKDVPLQFLHALLAYLGETTSYYSPSPGHRSPLASHPSACYPAINAPSEGLVRWHLRLEYFAYETLQDLRISKLFEIIVDYPDSSPAIEDLKQCLDYTGQHSKLVESFISALRYRLLTAGASTNDILHQYVSTIKALRTIDPAGVFLEAVGEPIKDYLRGRKDTIKCIVTMLTDGTGGNPNGSGITGDSLLEELNRDEESQENVGADDDFNTDDKQAWVNAASWVPDPVEADPLKGSRNQRKVDILGMIVGIIGSKDQLVNEYRVMLAEKLLNKSDYDIDSEIRTLELLKIHFGESSMQRCEIMLNDLIDSKRTNHNIKATIKSAQTGSEPAETGASMDILNATILSSNFWPPIQDEALNVPEPVNQLLTDYAKRFHEIKTPRKLLWKKNLGTVKLELQFEDRTLQLSVAPIHAAIIMQFQDQTSWTSNRLATVIGVPVDVLNRRINFWISKGILTESLGKDLNDHVFTLVEGIVDAGKNSGNTGSCEELLGGDEEGERSVASVEDQIRKEMTIYEKFIMGMLTNFGSMALDRIHNTLKMFCVADPPYDKSLQQLQSFLSGLVSEEKLELRDGMYFLKK, encoded by the exons ATGGAAGAATCAACTCTATCATTAGTAAGCAATCTAGAAATTCTAGACACACTCAGCGCTGATTCAGTTCAAGAAATTGTTGGCAGCTATGGCAGTTTCTGTTCCGCCACCCTATCTCTTCTCCACGGAGGCGACGCCTCCGATCTCTTCTCCCACGTTCAAATCCTCTGCAAGCACGGCCTCCTTTCTCTCGTTCGCGATTTCTTTCTCAAGTCACTAGAG GAAGCTTTCGAGAGAAACCTAGCGTCAAAATTTTGGCGgcattttgattgttatagCAATGTAGGAGCTAATTATGAAATTGAGTTGCAGCAAGTTTTGTGCATAGCACTTGAAGAGATTTCGTTAGAGAAACAGTATCAGGAGAAGTGTTTGTTACTGTTAGTTCGTGCTTTATTACTGGAAGGAAAAACTGATTCTGATGTCGAAAGAGAATATCTTTTTTCCAAGTATCAATTGATGGTTTCTTCAGTTCTAATGGCTAGTCTTCCTCGCCATTTTCCTG AACTACTACACTGGTATTTTAAGGGAAGGCTGGAGGAGCTGAGTACAATAATGGATGGAGAGTTtaatggtggtgatgatgatgctTCTCAAGATAAAGATGACATGGATTTAGATGAGATGGGGAAAATGTTACATAGGAATGGTGCGATGGATATTGATGAAAGCTGCCTACAAGGGAAATTTACAGAGAATAACAATTTAGTGAAGAATATTGGAAAGGTTGTACGTGACCTCAGAAGTCTTGGATTCACATCTATGACTGAAGATGCCTATGCTTCAGCCATCTTTTTGCTTCTGAAG GCTAAAGTACATGATCTGGCCGGCGACGATTACAGGGCTTCAGTTTTGGGCTCCATTAATGAGTGGATCAAG GATGTGCCTCTCCAATTCTTGCATGCACTCCTTGCTTATCTTGGTGAGACTACTAGCTATTATAGCCCTTCACCAGGTCACAGGTCACCTCTTGCTTCTCACCCTTCAGCTTGTTATCCTGCAATTAATGCTCCCTCTGAAGGACTTGTTAGATGGCATTTACGACTAGAGTATTTTGCTTATGAAACATTGCAAGATTTGAGGATTTCCAAACTATTTGAGATTATTGTTGACTATCCTGATAG CTCTCCTGCAATCGAAGACTTGAAGCAGTGCCTTGACTATACTGGACAGCATTCTAAACTTGTGGAGTCTTTTATTTCTGCATTGAGATATCGCTTGCTCACTGCAGGTGCCTCAACCAATGATATATTGCATCAGTATGTTTCGACTATTAAAGCACTGCGGACAATTGACCCGGCTGGTGTCTTTCTTGAAGCTGTTGGTGAACCAATAAAAGACTATTTAAGGGGTAGAAAAGATACAATAAAATGCATTGTCACCATGCTCACTGATGGGACTGGTGGGAATCCAAATGGATCTGGAATTACTGGCGATAGTCTTCTTGAAGAATTAAATAGGGATGAGGAAAGTCAGGAGAATGTTGGTGCTGATGATGATTTCAACACAGATGACAAGCAGGCATGGGTCAATGCTGCAAG CTGGGTGCCTGATCCTGTCGAGGCTGATCCATTGAAGGGCAGCAGGAATCAAAGGAAGGTTGACATACTAGGGATGATTGTCGGCATAATTGGTTCAAAAGACCAACTTGTCAATGAATACCGTGTTATGCTGGCTGAAAAGCTTCTCAACAAATCTGATTATGATATTGACTCGGAAATACGTACTTTAGAACTCCTCAAG ATACATTTTGGAGAGAGTAGTATGCAAAGGTGTGAAATTATGCTTAACGATCTTATTGATTCCAAGAGGACAAACCACAATATTAAAGCAACAATTAAGTCAGCTCAAACAG GTTCAGAACCAGCAGAAACAGGGGCATCCATGGATATCCTTAATGCTACAATCCTATCTTCAAATTTTTGGCCTCCAATCCAG GATGAGGCTCTTAATGTACCTGAACCTGTAAACCAGCTACTCACTGATTATGCAAAAAGATTCCATGAAATCAAGACCCCTCGTAAGCTACTCTGGAAGAAAAATCTTGGAACAGTCAAG TTGGAGTTGCAATTTGAAGATAGAACATTGCAGTTAAGCGTGGCTCCCATACATGCTGCAATTATCATGCAATTTCAAGACCAAACAAG TTGGACCTCAAATAGGCTTGCTACTGTTATTGGAGTACCTGTGGATGTGTTGAATCGGAGGATAAATTTTTGGATAAGCAAG GGAATTCTTACAGAATCACTGGGCAAAGACTTGAATGATCATGTATTTACCCTAGTGGAAGGCATTGTCGATGCTGGCAAAAACAGTGGCAATACTGGTAGTTGTGAGGAGTTGTTAGGAGGTGATGAGGAGGGAGAGAGATCTGTAGCCTCTGTCGAGGACCAGATACGCAAGGAAATGACCATCTACGAG AAGTTTATAATGGGCATGCTCACCAATTTCGGCAGCATGGCATTGGATCGCATTCACAATACTCTCAAG ATGTTTTGCGTAGCTGATCCTCCTTACGACAAGTCACTCCAACAATTGCAAAGCTTTTTATCAGGTCTAGTTTCTGAAGAGAAGTTAGAACTTAGAGATGGGATGTACTTCTTGAAGAAGTAA
- the LOC7498184 gene encoding anaphase-promoting complex subunit 2 isoform X3 has product MEESTLSLVSNLEILDTLSADSVQEIVGSYGSFCSATLSLLHGGDASDLFSHVQILCKHGLLSLVRDFFLKSLEEAFERNLASKFWRHFDCYSNVGANYEIELQQVLCIALEEISLEKQYQEKCLLLLVRALLLEGKTDSDVEREYLFSKYQLMVSSVLMASLPRHFPELLHWYFKGRLEELSTIMDGEFNGGDDDASQDKDDMDLDEMGKMLHRNGAMDIDESCLQGKFTENNNLVKNIGKVVRDLRSLGFTSMTEDAYASAIFLLLKAKVHDLAGDDYRASVLGSINEWIKDVPLQFLHALLAYLGETTSYYSPSPGHRSPLASHPSACYPAINAPSEGLVRWHLRLEYFAYETLQDLRISKLFEIIVDYPDSSPAIEDLKQCLDYTGQHSKLVESFISALRYRLLTAAVGEPIKDYLRGRKDTIKCIVTMLTDGTGGNPNGSGITGDSLLEELNRDEESQENVGADDDFNTDDKQAWVNAASWVPDPVEADPLKGSRNQRKVDILGMIVGIIGSKDQLVNEYRVMLAEKLLNKSDYDIDSEIRTLELLKIHFGESSMQRCEIMLNDLIDSKRTNHNIKATIKSAQTGSEPAETGASMDILNATILSSNFWPPIQDEALNVPEPVNQLLTDYAKRFHEIKTPRKLLWKKNLGTVKLELQFEDRTLQLSVAPIHAAIIMQFQDQTSWTSNRLATVIGVPVDVLNRRINFWISKGILTESLGKDLNDHVFTLVEGIVDAGKNSGNTGSCEELLGGDEEGERSVASVEDQIRKEMTIYEKFIMGMLTNFGSMALDRIHNTLKMFCVADPPYDKSLQQLQSFLSGLVSEEKLELRDGMYFLKK; this is encoded by the exons ATGGAAGAATCAACTCTATCATTAGTAAGCAATCTAGAAATTCTAGACACACTCAGCGCTGATTCAGTTCAAGAAATTGTTGGCAGCTATGGCAGTTTCTGTTCCGCCACCCTATCTCTTCTCCACGGAGGCGACGCCTCCGATCTCTTCTCCCACGTTCAAATCCTCTGCAAGCACGGCCTCCTTTCTCTCGTTCGCGATTTCTTTCTCAAGTCACTAGAG GAAGCTTTCGAGAGAAACCTAGCGTCAAAATTTTGGCGgcattttgattgttatagCAATGTAGGAGCTAATTATGAAATTGAGTTGCAGCAAGTTTTGTGCATAGCACTTGAAGAGATTTCGTTAGAGAAACAGTATCAGGAGAAGTGTTTGTTACTGTTAGTTCGTGCTTTATTACTGGAAGGAAAAACTGATTCTGATGTCGAAAGAGAATATCTTTTTTCCAAGTATCAATTGATGGTTTCTTCAGTTCTAATGGCTAGTCTTCCTCGCCATTTTCCTG AACTACTACACTGGTATTTTAAGGGAAGGCTGGAGGAGCTGAGTACAATAATGGATGGAGAGTTtaatggtggtgatgatgatgctTCTCAAGATAAAGATGACATGGATTTAGATGAGATGGGGAAAATGTTACATAGGAATGGTGCGATGGATATTGATGAAAGCTGCCTACAAGGGAAATTTACAGAGAATAACAATTTAGTGAAGAATATTGGAAAGGTTGTACGTGACCTCAGAAGTCTTGGATTCACATCTATGACTGAAGATGCCTATGCTTCAGCCATCTTTTTGCTTCTGAAG GCTAAAGTACATGATCTGGCCGGCGACGATTACAGGGCTTCAGTTTTGGGCTCCATTAATGAGTGGATCAAG GATGTGCCTCTCCAATTCTTGCATGCACTCCTTGCTTATCTTGGTGAGACTACTAGCTATTATAGCCCTTCACCAGGTCACAGGTCACCTCTTGCTTCTCACCCTTCAGCTTGTTATCCTGCAATTAATGCTCCCTCTGAAGGACTTGTTAGATGGCATTTACGACTAGAGTATTTTGCTTATGAAACATTGCAAGATTTGAGGATTTCCAAACTATTTGAGATTATTGTTGACTATCCTGATAG CTCTCCTGCAATCGAAGACTTGAAGCAGTGCCTTGACTATACTGGACAGCATTCTAAACTTGTGGAGTCTTTTATTTCTGCATTGAGATATCGCTTGCTCACTGCAG CTGTTGGTGAACCAATAAAAGACTATTTAAGGGGTAGAAAAGATACAATAAAATGCATTGTCACCATGCTCACTGATGGGACTGGTGGGAATCCAAATGGATCTGGAATTACTGGCGATAGTCTTCTTGAAGAATTAAATAGGGATGAGGAAAGTCAGGAGAATGTTGGTGCTGATGATGATTTCAACACAGATGACAAGCAGGCATGGGTCAATGCTGCAAG CTGGGTGCCTGATCCTGTCGAGGCTGATCCATTGAAGGGCAGCAGGAATCAAAGGAAGGTTGACATACTAGGGATGATTGTCGGCATAATTGGTTCAAAAGACCAACTTGTCAATGAATACCGTGTTATGCTGGCTGAAAAGCTTCTCAACAAATCTGATTATGATATTGACTCGGAAATACGTACTTTAGAACTCCTCAAG ATACATTTTGGAGAGAGTAGTATGCAAAGGTGTGAAATTATGCTTAACGATCTTATTGATTCCAAGAGGACAAACCACAATATTAAAGCAACAATTAAGTCAGCTCAAACAG GTTCAGAACCAGCAGAAACAGGGGCATCCATGGATATCCTTAATGCTACAATCCTATCTTCAAATTTTTGGCCTCCAATCCAG GATGAGGCTCTTAATGTACCTGAACCTGTAAACCAGCTACTCACTGATTATGCAAAAAGATTCCATGAAATCAAGACCCCTCGTAAGCTACTCTGGAAGAAAAATCTTGGAACAGTCAAG TTGGAGTTGCAATTTGAAGATAGAACATTGCAGTTAAGCGTGGCTCCCATACATGCTGCAATTATCATGCAATTTCAAGACCAAACAAG TTGGACCTCAAATAGGCTTGCTACTGTTATTGGAGTACCTGTGGATGTGTTGAATCGGAGGATAAATTTTTGGATAAGCAAG GGAATTCTTACAGAATCACTGGGCAAAGACTTGAATGATCATGTATTTACCCTAGTGGAAGGCATTGTCGATGCTGGCAAAAACAGTGGCAATACTGGTAGTTGTGAGGAGTTGTTAGGAGGTGATGAGGAGGGAGAGAGATCTGTAGCCTCTGTCGAGGACCAGATACGCAAGGAAATGACCATCTACGAG AAGTTTATAATGGGCATGCTCACCAATTTCGGCAGCATGGCATTGGATCGCATTCACAATACTCTCAAG ATGTTTTGCGTAGCTGATCCTCCTTACGACAAGTCACTCCAACAATTGCAAAGCTTTTTATCAGGTCTAGTTTCTGAAGAGAAGTTAGAACTTAGAGATGGGATGTACTTCTTGAAGAAGTAA
- the LOC7498184 gene encoding anaphase-promoting complex subunit 2 isoform X4, translating to MEESTLSLVSNLEILDTLSADSVQEIVGSYGSFCSATLSLLHGGDASDLFSHVQILCKHGLLSLVRDFFLKSLEEAFERNLASKFWRHFDCYSNVGANYEIELQQVLCIALEEISLEKQYQEKCLLLLVRALLLEGKTDSDVEREYLFSKYQLMVSSVLMASLPRHFPELLHWYFKGRLEELSTIMDGEFNGGDDDASQDKDDMDLDEMGKMLHRNGAMDIDESCLQGKFTENNNLVKNIGKVVRDLRSLGFTSMTEDAYASAIFLLLKAKVHDLAGDDYRASVLGSINEWIKDVPLQFLHALLAYLGETTSYYSPSPGHSSPAIEDLKQCLDYTGQHSKLVESFISALRYRLLTAGASTNDILHQYVSTIKALRTIDPAGVFLEAVGEPIKDYLRGRKDTIKCIVTMLTDGTGGNPNGSGITGDSLLEELNRDEESQENVGADDDFNTDDKQAWVNAASWVPDPVEADPLKGSRNQRKVDILGMIVGIIGSKDQLVNEYRVMLAEKLLNKSDYDIDSEIRTLELLKIHFGESSMQRCEIMLNDLIDSKRTNHNIKATIKSAQTGSEPAETGASMDILNATILSSNFWPPIQDEALNVPEPVNQLLTDYAKRFHEIKTPRKLLWKKNLGTVKLELQFEDRTLQLSVAPIHAAIIMQFQDQTSWTSNRLATVIGVPVDVLNRRINFWISKGILTESLGKDLNDHVFTLVEGIVDAGKNSGNTGSCEELLGGDEEGERSVASVEDQIRKEMTIYEKFIMGMLTNFGSMALDRIHNTLKMFCVADPPYDKSLQQLQSFLSGLVSEEKLELRDGMYFLKK from the exons ATGGAAGAATCAACTCTATCATTAGTAAGCAATCTAGAAATTCTAGACACACTCAGCGCTGATTCAGTTCAAGAAATTGTTGGCAGCTATGGCAGTTTCTGTTCCGCCACCCTATCTCTTCTCCACGGAGGCGACGCCTCCGATCTCTTCTCCCACGTTCAAATCCTCTGCAAGCACGGCCTCCTTTCTCTCGTTCGCGATTTCTTTCTCAAGTCACTAGAG GAAGCTTTCGAGAGAAACCTAGCGTCAAAATTTTGGCGgcattttgattgttatagCAATGTAGGAGCTAATTATGAAATTGAGTTGCAGCAAGTTTTGTGCATAGCACTTGAAGAGATTTCGTTAGAGAAACAGTATCAGGAGAAGTGTTTGTTACTGTTAGTTCGTGCTTTATTACTGGAAGGAAAAACTGATTCTGATGTCGAAAGAGAATATCTTTTTTCCAAGTATCAATTGATGGTTTCTTCAGTTCTAATGGCTAGTCTTCCTCGCCATTTTCCTG AACTACTACACTGGTATTTTAAGGGAAGGCTGGAGGAGCTGAGTACAATAATGGATGGAGAGTTtaatggtggtgatgatgatgctTCTCAAGATAAAGATGACATGGATTTAGATGAGATGGGGAAAATGTTACATAGGAATGGTGCGATGGATATTGATGAAAGCTGCCTACAAGGGAAATTTACAGAGAATAACAATTTAGTGAAGAATATTGGAAAGGTTGTACGTGACCTCAGAAGTCTTGGATTCACATCTATGACTGAAGATGCCTATGCTTCAGCCATCTTTTTGCTTCTGAAG GCTAAAGTACATGATCTGGCCGGCGACGATTACAGGGCTTCAGTTTTGGGCTCCATTAATGAGTGGATCAAG GATGTGCCTCTCCAATTCTTGCATGCACTCCTTGCTTATCTTGGTGAGACTACTAGCTATTATAGCCCTTCACCAGGTCACAG CTCTCCTGCAATCGAAGACTTGAAGCAGTGCCTTGACTATACTGGACAGCATTCTAAACTTGTGGAGTCTTTTATTTCTGCATTGAGATATCGCTTGCTCACTGCAGGTGCCTCAACCAATGATATATTGCATCAGTATGTTTCGACTATTAAAGCACTGCGGACAATTGACCCGGCTGGTGTCTTTCTTGAAGCTGTTGGTGAACCAATAAAAGACTATTTAAGGGGTAGAAAAGATACAATAAAATGCATTGTCACCATGCTCACTGATGGGACTGGTGGGAATCCAAATGGATCTGGAATTACTGGCGATAGTCTTCTTGAAGAATTAAATAGGGATGAGGAAAGTCAGGAGAATGTTGGTGCTGATGATGATTTCAACACAGATGACAAGCAGGCATGGGTCAATGCTGCAAG CTGGGTGCCTGATCCTGTCGAGGCTGATCCATTGAAGGGCAGCAGGAATCAAAGGAAGGTTGACATACTAGGGATGATTGTCGGCATAATTGGTTCAAAAGACCAACTTGTCAATGAATACCGTGTTATGCTGGCTGAAAAGCTTCTCAACAAATCTGATTATGATATTGACTCGGAAATACGTACTTTAGAACTCCTCAAG ATACATTTTGGAGAGAGTAGTATGCAAAGGTGTGAAATTATGCTTAACGATCTTATTGATTCCAAGAGGACAAACCACAATATTAAAGCAACAATTAAGTCAGCTCAAACAG GTTCAGAACCAGCAGAAACAGGGGCATCCATGGATATCCTTAATGCTACAATCCTATCTTCAAATTTTTGGCCTCCAATCCAG GATGAGGCTCTTAATGTACCTGAACCTGTAAACCAGCTACTCACTGATTATGCAAAAAGATTCCATGAAATCAAGACCCCTCGTAAGCTACTCTGGAAGAAAAATCTTGGAACAGTCAAG TTGGAGTTGCAATTTGAAGATAGAACATTGCAGTTAAGCGTGGCTCCCATACATGCTGCAATTATCATGCAATTTCAAGACCAAACAAG TTGGACCTCAAATAGGCTTGCTACTGTTATTGGAGTACCTGTGGATGTGTTGAATCGGAGGATAAATTTTTGGATAAGCAAG GGAATTCTTACAGAATCACTGGGCAAAGACTTGAATGATCATGTATTTACCCTAGTGGAAGGCATTGTCGATGCTGGCAAAAACAGTGGCAATACTGGTAGTTGTGAGGAGTTGTTAGGAGGTGATGAGGAGGGAGAGAGATCTGTAGCCTCTGTCGAGGACCAGATACGCAAGGAAATGACCATCTACGAG AAGTTTATAATGGGCATGCTCACCAATTTCGGCAGCATGGCATTGGATCGCATTCACAATACTCTCAAG ATGTTTTGCGTAGCTGATCCTCCTTACGACAAGTCACTCCAACAATTGCAAAGCTTTTTATCAGGTCTAGTTTCTGAAGAGAAGTTAGAACTTAGAGATGGGATGTACTTCTTGAAGAAGTAA
- the LOC7498184 gene encoding anaphase-promoting complex subunit 2 isoform X6 — protein sequence MEESTLSLVSNLEILDTLSADSVQEIVGSYGSFCSATLSLLHGGDASDLFSHVQILCKHGLLSLVRDFFLKSLEEAFERNLASKFWRHFDCYSNVGANYEIELQQVLCIALEEISLEKQYQEKCLLLLVRALLLEGKTDSDVEREYLFSKYQLMVSSVLMASLPRHFPELLHWYFKGRLEELSTIMDGEFNGGDDDASQDKDDMDLDEMGKMLHRNGAMDIDESCLQGKFTENNNLVKNIGKVVRDLRSLGFTSMTEDAYASAIFLLLKAKVHDLAGDDYRASVLGSINEWIKDVPLQFLHALLAYLGETTSYYSPSPGHSSPAIEDLKQCLDYTGQHSKLVESFISALRYRLLTAAVGEPIKDYLRGRKDTIKCIVTMLTDGTGGNPNGSGITGDSLLEELNRDEESQENVGADDDFNTDDKQAWVNAASWVPDPVEADPLKGSRNQRKVDILGMIVGIIGSKDQLVNEYRVMLAEKLLNKSDYDIDSEIRTLELLKIHFGESSMQRCEIMLNDLIDSKRTNHNIKATIKSAQTGSEPAETGASMDILNATILSSNFWPPIQDEALNVPEPVNQLLTDYAKRFHEIKTPRKLLWKKNLGTVKLELQFEDRTLQLSVAPIHAAIIMQFQDQTSWTSNRLATVIGVPVDVLNRRINFWISKGILTESLGKDLNDHVFTLVEGIVDAGKNSGNTGSCEELLGGDEEGERSVASVEDQIRKEMTIYEKFIMGMLTNFGSMALDRIHNTLKMFCVADPPYDKSLQQLQSFLSGLVSEEKLELRDGMYFLKK from the exons ATGGAAGAATCAACTCTATCATTAGTAAGCAATCTAGAAATTCTAGACACACTCAGCGCTGATTCAGTTCAAGAAATTGTTGGCAGCTATGGCAGTTTCTGTTCCGCCACCCTATCTCTTCTCCACGGAGGCGACGCCTCCGATCTCTTCTCCCACGTTCAAATCCTCTGCAAGCACGGCCTCCTTTCTCTCGTTCGCGATTTCTTTCTCAAGTCACTAGAG GAAGCTTTCGAGAGAAACCTAGCGTCAAAATTTTGGCGgcattttgattgttatagCAATGTAGGAGCTAATTATGAAATTGAGTTGCAGCAAGTTTTGTGCATAGCACTTGAAGAGATTTCGTTAGAGAAACAGTATCAGGAGAAGTGTTTGTTACTGTTAGTTCGTGCTTTATTACTGGAAGGAAAAACTGATTCTGATGTCGAAAGAGAATATCTTTTTTCCAAGTATCAATTGATGGTTTCTTCAGTTCTAATGGCTAGTCTTCCTCGCCATTTTCCTG AACTACTACACTGGTATTTTAAGGGAAGGCTGGAGGAGCTGAGTACAATAATGGATGGAGAGTTtaatggtggtgatgatgatgctTCTCAAGATAAAGATGACATGGATTTAGATGAGATGGGGAAAATGTTACATAGGAATGGTGCGATGGATATTGATGAAAGCTGCCTACAAGGGAAATTTACAGAGAATAACAATTTAGTGAAGAATATTGGAAAGGTTGTACGTGACCTCAGAAGTCTTGGATTCACATCTATGACTGAAGATGCCTATGCTTCAGCCATCTTTTTGCTTCTGAAG GCTAAAGTACATGATCTGGCCGGCGACGATTACAGGGCTTCAGTTTTGGGCTCCATTAATGAGTGGATCAAG GATGTGCCTCTCCAATTCTTGCATGCACTCCTTGCTTATCTTGGTGAGACTACTAGCTATTATAGCCCTTCACCAGGTCACAG CTCTCCTGCAATCGAAGACTTGAAGCAGTGCCTTGACTATACTGGACAGCATTCTAAACTTGTGGAGTCTTTTATTTCTGCATTGAGATATCGCTTGCTCACTGCAG CTGTTGGTGAACCAATAAAAGACTATTTAAGGGGTAGAAAAGATACAATAAAATGCATTGTCACCATGCTCACTGATGGGACTGGTGGGAATCCAAATGGATCTGGAATTACTGGCGATAGTCTTCTTGAAGAATTAAATAGGGATGAGGAAAGTCAGGAGAATGTTGGTGCTGATGATGATTTCAACACAGATGACAAGCAGGCATGGGTCAATGCTGCAAG CTGGGTGCCTGATCCTGTCGAGGCTGATCCATTGAAGGGCAGCAGGAATCAAAGGAAGGTTGACATACTAGGGATGATTGTCGGCATAATTGGTTCAAAAGACCAACTTGTCAATGAATACCGTGTTATGCTGGCTGAAAAGCTTCTCAACAAATCTGATTATGATATTGACTCGGAAATACGTACTTTAGAACTCCTCAAG ATACATTTTGGAGAGAGTAGTATGCAAAGGTGTGAAATTATGCTTAACGATCTTATTGATTCCAAGAGGACAAACCACAATATTAAAGCAACAATTAAGTCAGCTCAAACAG GTTCAGAACCAGCAGAAACAGGGGCATCCATGGATATCCTTAATGCTACAATCCTATCTTCAAATTTTTGGCCTCCAATCCAG GATGAGGCTCTTAATGTACCTGAACCTGTAAACCAGCTACTCACTGATTATGCAAAAAGATTCCATGAAATCAAGACCCCTCGTAAGCTACTCTGGAAGAAAAATCTTGGAACAGTCAAG TTGGAGTTGCAATTTGAAGATAGAACATTGCAGTTAAGCGTGGCTCCCATACATGCTGCAATTATCATGCAATTTCAAGACCAAACAAG TTGGACCTCAAATAGGCTTGCTACTGTTATTGGAGTACCTGTGGATGTGTTGAATCGGAGGATAAATTTTTGGATAAGCAAG GGAATTCTTACAGAATCACTGGGCAAAGACTTGAATGATCATGTATTTACCCTAGTGGAAGGCATTGTCGATGCTGGCAAAAACAGTGGCAATACTGGTAGTTGTGAGGAGTTGTTAGGAGGTGATGAGGAGGGAGAGAGATCTGTAGCCTCTGTCGAGGACCAGATACGCAAGGAAATGACCATCTACGAG AAGTTTATAATGGGCATGCTCACCAATTTCGGCAGCATGGCATTGGATCGCATTCACAATACTCTCAAG ATGTTTTGCGTAGCTGATCCTCCTTACGACAAGTCACTCCAACAATTGCAAAGCTTTTTATCAGGTCTAGTTTCTGAAGAGAAGTTAGAACTTAGAGATGGGATGTACTTCTTGAAGAAGTAA